Proteins encoded by one window of Gloeocapsa sp. DLM2.Bin57:
- a CDS encoding AarF/ABC1/UbiB kinase family protein produces MITESNSPLLSWQSTTSSSVIRRQFNIFRVAFQFLAYLWWDKLTGNQKSSTRQQRAQWLVTQLLYLGPTFIKIGQALSTRADLIPLEYIQAFGKLQDNVPPFSHLEAIAIIETELGNQLEHLFLDFEQQPLASASLGQVHRAILHDGEKVVVKVQRPGLEELFNLDFEIIHGLVRFVNRWLPSLRQYELEEIYQEFFQLLYLEIDYIHEGKNAERFSENFTNYAQVKVPKIYWDYTTKKVLTLEYLPGIKINDLTTLQAKGINTNKIIELGICSYLKQLLEDGFFQSDPHPGNMAVNEEGAIIFYDFGTMIEIKSMAKEQMVGTFFAVLRKDTDEVLQMLIYMGLIKPVGDLAPVKRIVAFLLERFRDKPVDIKAFEEVSQEIYLMFEEQPFRLPAQMTFVLKSLTTLDGIARGLNPEYNLLAASKPFVQNIALSQRGEINLNMLVRQAKDFWKNRISNSGSVQDSISRLESRLESGELQVRVRSLETELLLKRINLGIKTLVYVCLLGFSIVTAILLLSTPYSSWAIIPFGLSGLWCLFFLRCFITLLIQERF; encoded by the coding sequence ATGATTACTGAGAGTAATTCACCTCTTCTGTCTTGGCAATCCACAACAAGTTCATCTGTCATTAGACGTCAGTTTAACATTTTCAGGGTAGCTTTTCAATTTCTGGCTTATCTGTGGTGGGATAAACTAACGGGTAACCAGAAAAGCTCAACCAGACAGCAACGCGCACAATGGCTAGTCACTCAGTTATTATATCTAGGTCCAACTTTTATTAAAATTGGACAAGCTTTATCTACTCGCGCTGATTTAATACCCCTTGAATATATACAAGCTTTTGGTAAACTACAAGATAACGTCCCTCCCTTTAGTCATCTAGAAGCGATCGCCATTATTGAAACCGAGTTAGGAAATCAACTCGAACATCTTTTTTTAGATTTTGAACAACAACCTCTAGCATCTGCTAGTCTAGGACAAGTACACCGAGCAATTCTCCATGATGGTGAGAAAGTAGTAGTTAAAGTCCAAAGACCAGGATTAGAAGAGTTATTTAACCTAGACTTTGAAATCATACACGGTTTAGTTCGCTTTGTGAATCGTTGGTTACCGAGTTTACGTCAATACGAATTAGAAGAGATATATCAAGAATTTTTCCAACTGCTTTATCTAGAAATCGATTATATTCATGAAGGTAAAAACGCCGAAAGATTTAGCGAAAATTTTACTAACTATGCTCAAGTAAAAGTCCCTAAAATCTATTGGGATTATACCACCAAAAAAGTTTTAACCCTAGAATATCTACCAGGAATAAAAATTAATGATCTAACAACTTTACAAGCTAAGGGTATTAATACTAATAAAATTATTGAATTAGGTATTTGTAGTTATCTCAAACAACTGTTAGAAGATGGCTTTTTTCAATCAGATCCCCATCCTGGTAATATGGCAGTTAATGAAGAAGGAGCGATAATTTTCTATGATTTTGGGACAATGATTGAGATTAAATCTATGGCGAAAGAGCAAATGGTGGGTACTTTTTTTGCTGTTCTACGTAAAGATACAGATGAAGTGCTACAGATGCTTATCTATATGGGTTTAATTAAACCAGTAGGAGATTTAGCCCCAGTTAAAAGAATTGTCGCTTTTTTACTAGAAAGATTTCGAGATAAACCAGTAGATATCAAAGCTTTTGAAGAAGTCAGTCAAGAGATTTACTTAATGTTTGAAGAGCAACCTTTTCGCTTACCCGCGCAAATGACCTTTGTTTTAAAATCTCTGACTACTTTAGATGGTATTGCTAGAGGGTTAAATCCAGAATATAATTTATTAGCTGCTAGTAAACCTTTTGTACAAAATATTGCTCTTTCTCAACGGGGTGAAATCAATTTAAATATGTTAGTTAGACAAGCTAAAGATTTTTGGAAAAATCGGATTTCTAATTCAGGAAGCGTTCAAGATTCAATTAGTAGATTAGAATCTCGGCTAGAAAGTGGCGAGTTACAGGTTAGAGTACGTTCTTTAGAAACCGAATTATTATTAAAACGTATTAACTTAGGCATAAAAACTCTGGTATATGTGTGTTTATTGGGCTTCTCCATTGTCACAGCTATTCTCTTATTATCTACTCCCTATAGTTCTTGGGCAATTATTCCTTTTGGATTAAGTGGGTTATGGTGTTTATTTTTCCTACGTTGTTTTATTACTCTACTGATTCAAGAAAGGTTCTGA